CTCCCGAGCGAGTCGCTGCTGGCGTCCGCACTCGATGAGGATCCGTCGCTGCTCGACTACGCCTTCACACGGCGCGTCGCCCTCGCGTCGCCCGTCAATCTGTGGGCGGTGCTGAAGACGGTCGCGTTCACGTGGACGCAGCAAGACGTCTCCGATGAAGCACGTACCCTCTTCGCGCTCGGCACCGAGCTCTACGAACGGGTCGGGGTGCTCGCGGGGCACGCGGGCGACCTCCGCCGCGCGATCGAGCGGACCGTCGACAGCTACAACCGCTTCGCGGGGTCGCTCGAGACGCGGGTCCTGGTGACGGCGCGGAAGTTCCCGGGAATCGACGAGACGAAGCTCGATGCGGTCGCCGCGCCCGCCGCTCTCGACGCAGGGACTCGACGGTGGACGGCACCCGAGATGATCGAACTGGGCCCTGACGCTCCGGACACCTCGTCCGGCCCCTTACGCGAGCCGGACCGGAACAGTCCGTTCTCCAGCGCCGACCTCGGCGTGGTCCGCGAACGAGCGGGGCTTACGGAAGATGACTGAAACGACCGAACCCGGTGTACCGGTCTCGCCCGAGCACACGCCAGCGGGCGTCCCGGCGGGGCGGAGGTAATCGCAACTGAGGCGGAAGAGAGACCGGACGAGTCGAAACGCGACTCACGCGCCGCCGGGAACCCAGCTGAGCAGGCTGACGACCGCCGCAGAGACGCCGACGAAAGCGCCGACCATCCACCATGCGCTGATCTCGTGCCCCTCCGCCCGGCGCACGCGCAGCAGCACATCGGGGCGTCGCGCCGGGTCGACGGCGCTGGCGATGACCGCCTGAGCACCTGTCTGAGGTGCAGTGTGGTTCGTCTGAGCTGTAGTCACGGACGATCCCCCTTCGGGTCTCGGAAGTACACAGCGTCACCGTTGACACCACGAACGATTGTGCCAGAGTCCCTCGGCGAAGCCGGTCACGCTTGCGTCACGACACGCTCCGTTGTATCGGCCTGCGGCCTCTTGCACGGCGTACGGCACGCCGACCGGACGCCGCGACCGGGGCGATCAAGCCGTATACGGCCGAACGGACACGGAGACTTCGCGCGGACGCAGCGCGACCCCTCGATCACGACGCCGGTCGCTCAGTGGACTCGCGTCACAGCCACTTCGACGTCAGGTGCTCCGACGTGATGCGGCGGAGGGTTCCCGACGCGCCGCGCAGCACGACGCTCTCGGTGTAGAGGAAGTCGCCCTCGCGGCGAACGCCCTGCACGAGCTGACCGTCGGTCACGCCGGTGGCGACGAAGATCGTGTTCTTGCCCTTCACAAGCCCGTCTGCTTCGTAGACCTCGCCATCGACCTGGAGTCCGGCATCCCGGCCCTTCTCCTTCTCGTCGTCGCTCCGCGGGGCGAGAACGCCCTGGATGTGACCGCCGAGAGCCTTGATGGCGCACGCGGTGACGATGCCCTCCGGGCTGCCGCCGATACCGACGCACATGTCGGTGCGGGCGTTGTGCCGGGCGGCGTTGATGCCACCGGCGACGTCGCCGTCGCTCATCAGGCGGGTGCCGGCGCCCGCCTCGCGGATGTCGGCGATGAGCTTCTCGTGACGCGGGCGGTTCAGCACCGACACGACGAGCTCGTCGACCGGCTTCCCCAGGGCCTTCGCCAGCAGGCGGATGTTCTCGCCGATGGGCAGGCGGATGTCGACCACGCCGACACCGGCGGGGCCGGTGACGAGCTTGTCCATGTAGAAAACACTCGACGCGTCGAGCATGCTGCCCTGGTCGGACACGGCGATGACCGACAGCGCGTTCTGGCGGCCTGCGGCGGTCAGGGACGTGCCGTCGATCGGGTCGACGGCGACGTCGCACCGCGGTCCCCGGCCGCTTCCGACGCGCTCACCGTTGTAGAGCATGGGGGCGTTGTCCTTCTCGCCCTCGCCGATGACGATGGTCCCGTCGAAGTTGACGGTGCTGAAGAAGGCCCGCATCGCGTCGACCGCGGCGCCGTCGGCGGCCTCCTTGTCGCCTCGACCGATGAAGGGGACGGCACGAATGGATGCCGCTTCCGTCGCCCTCACCAACTCCAGAGCCAGGTTGCGGTCGGGGTGCAGAGGGCTCATGTCGGCAGTCAGGCTCACCATGGGGCCACTGTATCCAGCGAAGCGGCGACAATTGCCGGTTTTGCCCCTCCAGAGCGCGAAGGAATCGCGGTTTTTATCAATCCAGCAGAAGTGCGCGGTTCCTCTTGCGCGCGCACCATCACGATCCGACGCCTTCGCTAGGCTGACCGTGTCCCGACAACACCAAGGAGCATCTCCATGCCCGTCGCTTCCCCTGAGCAGTACGCCGACATGCTGGACCGCGCGAAGGCCGGCGGCTTCGCGTACCCCGCCATCAACGTCTCCAGCTCGCAGACCATCAACTCGGTGCTCCAGGGCCTGACCGAGGCCGGCTCGGACGGCATCCTCCAGGTCACCACCGGTGGTGCCGACTACTTCGCCGGTCACACCGTCAAGGCGCGCGCCACGGGCGCGCTCGCCTTCGCCAAGTACGTCACCGAGGTCGCGAAGAACTACCCGATCACGGTCGCCCTGCACACCGACCACTGCCCCAAGGACGCCCTGCCCGGCTTCGTGATCCCCCTCCTCGAGGCATCGGAGGAAGAGGTCAAGGCCGGCCGCAACCCCATCTTCCAGTCGCACATGTGGGACGGTTCGGCCGTTCCCCTCGACGAGAACATCGACATCGCAGCCGAGCTCCTCCCCCGCCTGAAGAACATCAACGCCATCCTCGAGATCGAGGTCGGCGTCGTCGGCGGCGAAGAAGACGGCGTGCAGCACGAGGGCTCGAACGAGGCCCTGTACACGACGGTCGCCGACGTCACCAAGGCGGTCGAGCGCCTCGGCCTCGGCGAGAACGGCCGCTACATCTCGGCCCTCACCTTCGGCAACGTGCACGGCGTGTACAAGCCCGGCGGTGTCAAGCTCCGCCCCGAGCTGCTCGGCGAGATCCAGGAGGGCATCGCCGCGAAGTTCGGCACGGGCCCCAAGCCCCTCGACCTCGTCTTCCACGGCGGCAGCGGCTCGACCGATGACGAGATCGCCCTCGCGGTTGCGAACGGCGTCGTGAAGATGAACATCGACACCGACACCCAGTACGCCTTCACCCGCTCGATCGCGGGCTACATGTTCTCGAACTACGACGGCGTCCTGAAGGTCGACGGCGAGGTCGGCAACAAGAAGCTGTACGACCCCCGCGCCTGGGGCAAGGTCGCCGAGTCGGCCATGGCCGTGCGCGTGGTCGAGGCCACCAAGCAGCTCGGCTCGTACGGCCAGTCGAAGGGCTGACCCCGACCGATCCCTCGAACGCCCCGGCTCCGGCCGGGGCGTTCGTCGTCCGCGCGTGCGATGTCGCGACACCCCGCGGACGCACGTGAGATGATCGCCCGGCAACGGGCACGGCGTGCATGCAGAACGAGTCGGCGAACCACCTCGCAGCGTTCGCCGGCCGACCGGGCACGACCGACTCAGCTGCGGTACACCTCGAGAACCGTCGGCGCGTCGAGCGGCGACGACAGCACCTCGATGGCATCCCCCGCCCGCACCTCTCCCGCCCGGCGGACGCGCAGGTACGCGCCGAGTCGGCCGGCATCCGAGAACCGCTTCACCCATCCGCGGGCGTCGCGCCCGCCGACCCAGCGCGCGAAGGTGGCACAGGGGGTGCGGGGCATGGTCACCTCGACCTCGACCGTGTCCCCGATGCGCCAGACCTCCCCGATGCGGGCGCCGTTGACGTCGAGGCCCTCGACCCGCAGGTTCTCACCGAACCATCCCGACGGCAGGTCGCGACCGAGCTCACCCTCCCAGAACGCCGCGTCCTCATGCGCGTACGCGTACACCGCCTTGTCGGGGCCGCCGTGGTGCTTTCGGCTGGCCTGCACGTCGGCACGCACGCCGAGCGTGCCGATGCGGACGGCGCCCTCGAGGGGCCGCTTGTCGATGGCGGTGACCCCGACCGAGCCGGCATCCGGATGCAGGCGGTGGACGGCGCAGACGGCGACGAGACGAGGCATGCGACGATGCTAAGGGGTCGGCACATGCCGTGCATCCGGCCTCAGGGCGCGTCGAACGTGCGCCGCATCACCACGCGGTCGCCATCGAGCGTCCGGATCTCCACCGCGTCGATGTCGGCCGCGGCGAGGTCCGTCCCCGCGCTCAGTTCCGTGGTCGATCCCGGGCCCGCGCGCCAGGTCGACAGCACGCTCGTGGCGCCCGCGTCGTCGGTGATCGCGAGGGCGTACGGCCATCCGCCCGGCGGCGCGTCCAGCACCTGCCCGGTGTACTGGCAGACGAGGTCGATCCGCGTCCCCCAGGGCACCGACGTCAGCTTGACCGAGGCCTCCAGCGGCGCCCCGCCGATGTCGTCCAGCGCGTACACCGCACCGGCGGGCTGCATCGCGCCGGAGACCGCGATGACGCTCGGAACGGCGAGCGCGACCAGAGCGACGGATGCCGCGAGTGCCCAGGCCGTGACGCGACGCGTGCGCCGTCGACGCGCGGCCCCCACGATGCGCCCGCGCAGCGCGGGATCCGGGGAGGCCAGCACGGAGGGCGCCGCGGTGTCCCCCACGGCTCGCGCCCGGTCGGCCGAGAGGCGCGACAGCAGCCCGGCCGTCGGCGCCAACTCGGCGACGGCGGCTCGGCACTCCGCGCATTCGACCAGATGAGCCTCGAATTCGGCCCGGTCGGCCGCGCCGAGAGCGCCGAGGACGTACGCGCCGTCCGAACTCGACAGTCGTTCGTGCTCGGTGGTCATCGGGTCACCCCTCTCTCCTGCAGGGCGAGCCGCAATGCCCGCACCGCGTAATGCAGCCGCGACTTGACGGTTCCCGCCGGGATACCCAGCTCGTCGGCGGTCTGCGCGACGCTGCGCCCGCCGTAATAGGCACTGACGATCACGGCGCGATGGTCGGGTGTCAGAGTTGCGAGGGCCTCCTCGACGAGCAGCGCGTCGAACATGGCATCCGTGTCGTCGCCGCGGAGCCGGTCGGGCACTTCATCGACGGGGAGCTCGTGGCGTCGACGGGCGCTGCGCGCCTCATCGATGACGATGTTGCGGGCAACCGTGTACATCCACGACCGCAGGGTCGCAGGGTCGTCGCTCATCACGCGCGGCGTCCGCCACGCGCGCAGGAGCGTCTCCTGCACGACATCGTCGGCCCCGGCGTGGTCACCGGTGAGACTGACGACGTAGCGCCAGACGGCCACGGCGTGCGCGTCGTACAGGGCCGTCAGCTGCACGTGCTCATCCCTCACCCCGCCCGCCCCCTTCCGATCTCAAGACCCTCTCCGGAGAACACGGGATGCCGGCGCGCGCGGTTCAGTCGGGAACGGCGCCGATGATCGCGGTCATGAACTGCTGGTCGCCGACGAGGGCCAACGTCACGCAGATACCGGCGATCAATGCGGTCACGACGAAGCCCGCGATCGGGATCCAGAACGCCACTCGCCCCCGCTTGAGCCGCCGCCACGAGAGCACCGCCGTCAGCAGCCAGCCGATGCCGTAGACGAGTGCGGCTGCGGCGCCCCAGACGTACCCCGCCTGCAGGTTGGTGTACGCGGCATCCGCGCCCAGCACGGTCGCGGCGGACTCCGCATAGTGCGGGAAATCGAGCAGTTGCACGATCGTCGACACCGTGGAGACGAGACCGTACGCGAGAAGGCCGCCCGTGAGGATGCGGTCCCACAGCGGCCCCCGCAGCACTCCCGGTCGAGCACCGTCCGACGCGACCGCCGCCGGTGCCGGCTGCTCGGGCCGCGGGGCGACTCCGGCGTCGAGCGCTTCGGTCACCTCGGGCCGCTGGATCCGCGCACGCTGTTCCTCGGGGGTGGCGTACTCACCGAACTGCGGGCGCGGACGAGGCTGGCCCGGGCCGGACGCCTCGCTCACGCGCGGCCCCGCCCGCCCAGCGCGCGGCTGTCGCGCTTGCCGCTGGCATCCTGACGCAGCTCCTTCGGCAGCGAGAAGATGAGGTCCTCCTCGGCGGTGCGCACCTCTTCGACGTCGCGGTAGCCGGCACCCGCGAGCTCCTCGAGCACCTCGCTCACGAGCACCTCGGGCACCGAGGCGCCGCTCGTGACGCCGACGGTCTCGACGCCTTCGAGCCACTCCTGCTTGACCTCGTCGACGTAGTCGACGCGGTACGCGGCCTTGGCGCCGTGTTCGAGGGCGACCTCGACCAGGCGGACGCTGTTGGAGGAGTTGGCCGAGCCCACGACGATCACGAGATCGGCACCCACGGCGACCTTCTTGATCGCGACCTGACGGTTCTGCGTGGCGTAGCAGATGTCGTCGGACGGCGGATCCTGCAGCTGGGGGAACCGTTCGCGCAGGCGCCGCACCGTCTCCATGGTCTCGTCGACCGACAGCGTGGTCTGCGACAGCCACACGACCTTCGACGGGTCGCGCACCTCGATGGTGTCGGCATGGTCGGGCGAGTTGACGACGGTGACGTGCTCGGGCGCCTCGCCCGCCGTTCCCTCGACCTCCTCGTGACCCTCGTGACCGATGAGCAGGATCTCGAAGTCGTCACGGGCGAAGCGCACCGCCTCGCGGTGCACCTTGGTCACGAGCGGGCAGGTGGCATCGATCGCCTGGAGTCCGCGGTCGGATGCCGCGGACACGACCGCCGGCGACACACCGTGCGCGCTGAAGACGACGTGGGCACCCGCGGGAACCTCGTCGACCTCCTCGACGAAGATCGCGCCCTTCTTCTCCAGCTCGGTCACCACGTGGATGTTGTGCACGATCTGCTTGCGCACGTAGACCGGTGCGCCGTAGCGCTCCAGCGCCTTCTCCACAGCGATGACCGCGCGATCCACACCCGCGCAGTATCCACGGGGTGCGGCCAGCAGGACCTTCTTGTGTCCGGCGACGGGGATATCCTGGAGCCGCCCGCGTCGACCCGGAATACGGGGAACGGGCAGGTGGACGGCAGGTGAGCTCACCCCTCGATTCTACCGGGGCGCCCCTGGACACCGGCCGAGCCGCGCACCCCGCACCATCTGGAGACCATGACTTCTTTCCCGGCCGAGACCCGTGCGGCTCTCACGCCTCCCGCCGCCCTCTCGGATTGCAGCGAGTGACATGACCTTCTTCCAGCCCGAGACCGTCCCGGGACAGGCACCGCCCCCCGACAGCGTCCACCCCAGGGACTCCCGCACCGACTCCCCCACCTCGGTGTCGCGACTGAACGACACCATCCGGGGGTTCATCGAGCGCTGGGGCTCGGTCTGGGTCGAGGGCGAGATCACCTCCTTCAACCGCCGGGGCGGCAATGTCTTCGGCCGCCTGAAGGATCTCGGCACCGAATCGACCGTGGCGTTCCGCATCTGGTCGAGCACACTGAACCGCCTTCCCGCAGATCTCAAGGTCGGCGACCACGTGGTGGCGTGCGTCAAGGCCGACTACTTCCCCCGTACGGGCGATTTCTCCTTCTCGATCTCGGCGATGCGCCATGTGGGACTGGGTGAGCAGCTCGAACGCCTCGAGCGCCTGCGCGTGCAGCTGCGGTCGGAGGGCTTGTTCGATCCCGTCCGCAAGAAGAAGCTCCCCTTCCTCCCCCACTGCATCGGCCTCATCACCGGCGAGAACTCGGATGCCGAGAAAGACGTGCACCGCAACGCCGAGCTGCGCTGGCCCCGTGTGCGCTTCCGCACGAAGCACGCCGCGGTGCAGGGCGAGCGATGCGTTCCCGAGACGATCGCGGCCTTGAAAGCCCTCGACGCCGACCCCGAGGTCGATGTGATCGTCATCGCCCGCGGCGGTGGGGATCCGCAGACGCTGCTCGGCTTCAGCGACGAACGCCTCCTGCGCGCGGTGGCTTCGGCATCCACCCCGGTCGTCAGCGCCATCGGCCACGAGAACGATCGCCCCCTGCTCGACGAGGTCGCAGACGTCCGGGCCTCGACGCCCACGGACGCCGCGAAACGCGTGGTGCCCGATGTCTCCGAGCAGCGCGCGCTCGTCGCACAGCTGCGAGCCCGGCTGACCGGCCGCCTGACCCAACGCGTGCTGCACGACATCGCGCAGCTCGAACAGATCCGCTCCCGCCCGGCGCTGCGCACGCCCCACTCGATGCTGACCTCCCGCGCCCAGGAGCTGTGGATGCTGTCGAACCGCGGCCGCGACGTCGTCGACCGTCGCGTCGAGCGCGAGCACCGCCGCACGATCGAGCTCGGCGCGAGCCTGCGAGCCCTCTCGCCGCTCGCGACGCTCGCGCGCGGCTACGCCATCGCACAGCTCGCCGACGGCACGGTGCTGCGCGATGCGTCACGCGCACCCGCCGGCACGGCACTGACGCTCACCGTGGAACACGGGACGCTCGCCGCGCACTCGGACGGGACCGTCGTCGACGCCGTCCCGCAGGCGGACGCCGCCGCGCCGACCGCAACCCGGGAACCGGACGCCGATGCCGCGGCATCCGCGAGCACACCGCTCGACGCCGAGGCAACCGGCGACGGGGTGTCGGCGGGTCCCGCCTAGAATGGATGCCATGACCGCGACGACCCCCGGCCCCGCTGCCGACGTCGCCT
The DNA window shown above is from Microbacterium proteolyticum and carries:
- a CDS encoding zf-HC2 domain-containing protein, which produces MTTEHERLSSSDGAYVLGALGAADRAEFEAHLVECAECRAAVAELAPTAGLLSRLSADRARAVGDTAAPSVLASPDPALRGRIVGAARRRRTRRVTAWALAASVALVALAVPSVIAVSGAMQPAGAVYALDDIGGAPLEASVKLTSVPWGTRIDLVCQYTGQVLDAPPGGWPYALAITDDAGATSVLSTWRAGPGSTTELSAGTDLAAADIDAVEIRTLDGDRVVMRRTFDAP
- the glpX gene encoding class II fructose-bisphosphatase; its protein translation is MVSLTADMSPLHPDRNLALELVRATEAASIRAVPFIGRGDKEAADGAAVDAMRAFFSTVNFDGTIVIGEGEKDNAPMLYNGERVGSGRGPRCDVAVDPIDGTSLTAAGRQNALSVIAVSDQGSMLDASSVFYMDKLVTGPAGVGVVDIRLPIGENIRLLAKALGKPVDELVVSVLNRPRHEKLIADIREAGAGTRLMSDGDVAGGINAARHNARTDMCVGIGGSPEGIVTACAIKALGGHIQGVLAPRSDDEKEKGRDAGLQVDGEVYEADGLVKGKNTIFVATGVTDGQLVQGVRREGDFLYTESVVLRGASGTLRRITSEHLTSKWL
- a CDS encoding MOSC domain-containing protein — translated: MPRLVAVCAVHRLHPDAGSVGVTAIDKRPLEGAVRIGTLGVRADVQASRKHHGGPDKAVYAYAHEDAAFWEGELGRDLPSGWFGENLRVEGLDVNGARIGEVWRIGDTVEVEVTMPRTPCATFARWVGGRDARGWVKRFSDAGRLGAYLRVRRAGEVRAGDAIEVLSSPLDAPTVLEVYRS
- the xseA gene encoding exodeoxyribonuclease VII large subunit, translated to MTFFQPETVPGQAPPPDSVHPRDSRTDSPTSVSRLNDTIRGFIERWGSVWVEGEITSFNRRGGNVFGRLKDLGTESTVAFRIWSSTLNRLPADLKVGDHVVACVKADYFPRTGDFSFSISAMRHVGLGEQLERLERLRVQLRSEGLFDPVRKKKLPFLPHCIGLITGENSDAEKDVHRNAELRWPRVRFRTKHAAVQGERCVPETIAALKALDADPEVDVIVIARGGGDPQTLLGFSDERLLRAVASASTPVVSAIGHENDRPLLDEVADVRASTPTDAAKRVVPDVSEQRALVAQLRARLTGRLTQRVLHDIAQLEQIRSRPALRTPHSMLTSRAQELWMLSNRGRDVVDRRVEREHRRTIELGASLRALSPLATLARGYAIAQLADGTVLRDASRAPAGTALTLTVEHGTLAAHSDGTVVDAVPQADAAAPTATREPDADAAASASTPLDAEATGDGVSAGPA
- a CDS encoding UDP-N-acetylmuramyl pentapeptide phosphotransferase; protein product: MTTAQTNHTAPQTGAQAVIASAVDPARRPDVLLRVRRAEGHEISAWWMVGAFVGVSAAVVSLLSWVPGGA
- a CDS encoding sigma-70 family RNA polymerase sigma factor, which translates into the protein MQLTALYDAHAVAVWRYVVSLTGDHAGADDVVQETLLRAWRTPRVMSDDPATLRSWMYTVARNIVIDEARSARRRHELPVDEVPDRLRGDDTDAMFDALLVEEALATLTPDHRAVIVSAYYGGRSVAQTADELGIPAGTVKSRLHYAVRALRLALQERGVTR
- the fbaA gene encoding class II fructose-bisphosphate aldolase — encoded protein: MPVASPEQYADMLDRAKAGGFAYPAINVSSSQTINSVLQGLTEAGSDGILQVTTGGADYFAGHTVKARATGALAFAKYVTEVAKNYPITVALHTDHCPKDALPGFVIPLLEASEEEVKAGRNPIFQSHMWDGSAVPLDENIDIAAELLPRLKNINAILEIEVGVVGGEEDGVQHEGSNEALYTTVADVTKAVERLGLGENGRYISALTFGNVHGVYKPGGVKLRPELLGEIQEGIAAKFGTGPKPLDLVFHGGSGSTDDEIALAVANGVVKMNIDTDTQYAFTRSIAGYMFSNYDGVLKVDGEVGNKKLYDPRAWGKVAESAMAVRVVEATKQLGSYGQSKG
- a CDS encoding 4-hydroxy-3-methylbut-2-enyl diphosphate reductase produces the protein MSSPAVHLPVPRIPGRRGRLQDIPVAGHKKVLLAAPRGYCAGVDRAVIAVEKALERYGAPVYVRKQIVHNIHVVTELEKKGAIFVEEVDEVPAGAHVVFSAHGVSPAVVSAASDRGLQAIDATCPLVTKVHREAVRFARDDFEILLIGHEGHEEVEGTAGEAPEHVTVVNSPDHADTIEVRDPSKVVWLSQTTLSVDETMETVRRLRERFPQLQDPPSDDICYATQNRQVAIKKVAVGADLVIVVGSANSSNSVRLVEVALEHGAKAAYRVDYVDEVKQEWLEGVETVGVTSGASVPEVLVSEVLEELAGAGYRDVEEVRTAEEDLIFSLPKELRQDASGKRDSRALGGRGRA
- a CDS encoding DUF6264 family protein → MSEASGPGQPRPRPQFGEYATPEEQRARIQRPEVTEALDAGVAPRPEQPAPAAVASDGARPGVLRGPLWDRILTGGLLAYGLVSTVSTIVQLLDFPHYAESAATVLGADAAYTNLQAGYVWGAAAALVYGIGWLLTAVLSWRRLKRGRVAFWIPIAGFVVTALIAGICVTLALVGDQQFMTAIIGAVPD